One genomic segment of Natrononativus amylolyticus includes these proteins:
- a CDS encoding MFS transporter produces MHSSARDRIALAAVVFAVLFSQVLLYPGIADLVAALGADAATSTFAETPLDASMWFLVAEFAAYVAFVGVWGLASDVTGRRTPFIVAGALLGAVGYLALALAPTVGSVSFEGVLLLRVVQGAMTIGAFSLTMTMLMDLGGGHGKNMGAAGIAIGLGAALGAPVGGRLTAVDPLAPLVAAAGLLVVVAAAVSLVSDRAPGDRRGARAVLDSVRRRPTLSLPFAFGFVDRMTAGFFALVGTLYFQETFGVDPATTGLLLACFFAPFALLQYPMGVLSDRIGRTIPIVAGSICYGLGILAVGAAPTVALAAVAMVGVGVLGALVAPATMALVTDIAADDERGVAMAGFNLAGSLGFLGGFLVGGTVAGGAGYDVAFLVVGGLEIAIAVVAVPIFLRLSVGRQSRFALED; encoded by the coding sequence GTGCACTCGAGCGCCCGCGACCGGATCGCTCTCGCCGCCGTCGTCTTCGCGGTGCTGTTCTCGCAGGTGTTGCTGTACCCCGGAATCGCCGATCTCGTCGCCGCTCTGGGTGCCGACGCGGCGACTTCGACGTTCGCAGAGACCCCGCTGGACGCCAGTATGTGGTTTCTGGTCGCCGAGTTCGCCGCCTACGTCGCCTTCGTCGGCGTCTGGGGGCTCGCGAGCGACGTGACCGGCCGCCGAACGCCCTTCATCGTCGCCGGGGCGCTTCTGGGCGCGGTCGGCTACCTCGCGCTCGCGCTCGCGCCGACGGTCGGTTCGGTCTCCTTCGAGGGCGTGCTCCTCCTGCGGGTCGTCCAGGGGGCGATGACGATCGGAGCGTTCTCGCTGACGATGACGATGCTGATGGACCTGGGGGGCGGCCACGGCAAGAATATGGGCGCCGCGGGGATCGCGATCGGCCTCGGCGCGGCGCTGGGTGCGCCCGTCGGCGGCCGGCTCACGGCGGTCGACCCGCTGGCGCCGCTGGTGGCCGCCGCCGGCCTGCTCGTGGTCGTCGCCGCTGCCGTCTCGCTCGTCTCCGATCGCGCTCCCGGCGACCGACGCGGGGCGCGGGCCGTTCTCGACAGCGTGCGGCGGCGGCCGACGCTCTCGCTGCCGTTCGCCTTCGGCTTCGTCGATCGGATGACGGCGGGTTTCTTCGCGCTCGTCGGGACCCTCTACTTCCAGGAGACGTTCGGCGTCGACCCCGCCACGACGGGGCTCCTGCTGGCGTGCTTTTTCGCCCCGTTCGCGCTGTTGCAGTACCCGATGGGGGTCCTCTCCGACCGGATCGGCCGCACGATCCCCATCGTCGCGGGCTCGATCTGTTACGGTCTCGGCATCCTCGCCGTCGGCGCCGCGCCCACGGTCGCCCTCGCCGCGGTCGCGATGGTCGGCGTCGGCGTCCTCGGCGCGCTCGTCGCCCCCGCCACGATGGCGCTCGTCACCGACATCGCGGCCGACGACGAGCGCGGGGTCGCGATGGCCGGCTTCAACCTCGCCGGGAGCCTGGGCTTTCTCGGCGGCTTCCTCGTCGGCGGCACCGTCGCCGGCGGCGCCGGCTACGACGTCGCCTTCCTCGTCGTCGGCGGCCTCGAGATCGCGATTGCGGTCGTCGCCGTGCCGATCTTCCTTCGGCTGTCGGTCGGCCGGCAGAGCCGGTTCGCCCTCGAGGACTGA
- a CDS encoding plastocyanin/azurin family copper-binding protein produces MTVATATLAGCGDNGEDEPVDDPDDEPADDPDDDAPVDDEEDEPDDDEPADDEEDDELDDDEDDEEDEDEPDDDEDDEDDENGAADLEEWEDVDEIVLDGYTPGWEGVEPSVIEGEENPTLVLFEGQEYDITWENMDGEPHNIEIWDDDGEIVDDYETETIEEEGETQTLTIEASEEMAEYVCVVHPGTMIGDVQIETNGDE; encoded by the coding sequence GTGACGGTAGCGACCGCGACCCTCGCGGGCTGTGGTGACAACGGTGAGGACGAACCAGTGGACGACCCGGACGACGAGCCGGCGGACGACCCGGATGACGACGCTCCCGTTGACGACGAGGAAGACGAACCGGACGATGACGAACCGGCCGACGACGAGGAGGATGACGAACTGGACGATGACGAAGACGACGAGGAAGACGAAGACGAACCGGACGATGACGAAGACGACGAAGACGACGAGAACGGTGCCGCGGACCTCGAGGAGTGGGAGGACGTCGACGAGATCGTCCTCGACGGCTACACCCCGGGGTGGGAGGGCGTCGAACCGTCTGTGATCGAGGGCGAGGAGAACCCGACGCTCGTCCTCTTCGAGGGCCAGGAGTACGACATCACCTGGGAGAACATGGACGGCGAACCACACAACATCGAGATCTGGGACGACGACGGCGAGATCGTCGACGACTACGAGACGGAGACCATCGAGGAAGAGGGCGAAACCCAGACACTGACCATCGAGGCCAGCGAGGAGATGGCCGAGTACGTCTGCGTGGTCCACCCCGGAACGATGATCGGGGACGTGCAGATCGAGACCAACGGCGACGAGTAG